One genomic segment of Bacteroides caccae includes these proteins:
- a CDS encoding heparinase II/III domain-containing protein, protein MICFRILYLTSLLLFGINISLWGYEKRELLQKEVTLDELKSTLVTEQKWVIYPPYSDRKQWNALLGDYKDHLIRQGEQFLKYNWQVIKASDFLAYERIGSRNRMQGPHNKNNMALSALILAELAEGKGRFLEQIVDGIFFNCEKTTWAVSAHLTAMQKSGRALPELDDPIIDLSSGEIAALMSWAHYFFQKEFDAISPQINVRLEREIHRQIFKPYMNVSRFRWQAINYKPGLLVNNWTPWCNFNVLQCYLLWENDRNKLAEAIYRTICSVDQFINYAHSDGACEEGPGYWGHAAGKLYDYLELLSIGTSKKVDIFHHPIIRNMGEYIVRSYAGKGWVVNFADASARGEAKPSLLYAYGKGVDSKLMKEFSSYLLLQMKEEQRRIALTQIGTDIYRGLRAFSCLPEILKISPKFEIPSYSFYPETQFCYMYHKNSFFVACKGGYNNESHNHNDVGSFILYSDSIPVFIDVGVGTYTRQTFSKERYKIWTMQSDYHNLPQINGFSQQYGNTYKADNFEFDIRRMSLSMNIAPAYSREAQIQKWIRTYQLKKSELIIKEKFQLNAAHLPNRIHFLTWNDVDDSTPGKLTVQVKQNEKVCLSYNPRLFCCEVEKITLQDPRLSNIWGERLYRISLKAINKELNGHYVYKIFKIK, encoded by the coding sequence ATGATTTGCTTTCGCATACTATACTTGACCAGTCTGTTACTGTTCGGAATCAATATCTCTTTGTGGGGATACGAAAAACGCGAACTTTTGCAAAAAGAGGTAACGTTGGATGAACTAAAATCAACCCTCGTCACCGAACAGAAGTGGGTTATCTATCCACCCTATTCCGACCGTAAGCAATGGAATGCTCTTTTAGGAGATTATAAAGATCATCTTATCCGGCAAGGAGAGCAATTTCTAAAATACAATTGGCAGGTCATCAAAGCCTCTGATTTTCTTGCTTATGAACGTATCGGCAGCCGTAACCGGATGCAGGGACCTCATAATAAAAATAATATGGCCCTTTCTGCCTTAATTCTGGCTGAGCTGGCCGAAGGAAAGGGACGATTTTTAGAACAAATAGTTGACGGAATCTTTTTTAATTGTGAGAAAACAACGTGGGCTGTCTCAGCTCATTTGACAGCCATGCAGAAATCAGGAAGGGCATTGCCAGAACTTGATGATCCTATTATTGACTTAAGCAGCGGTGAAATAGCTGCATTAATGTCATGGGCTCACTATTTTTTTCAAAAAGAGTTTGATGCCATCTCACCACAAATCAATGTACGTTTGGAACGTGAAATCCATCGTCAGATTTTTAAACCATACATGAATGTGAGCCGTTTCCGTTGGCAAGCAATCAACTATAAACCAGGATTACTAGTTAACAATTGGACACCTTGGTGTAATTTCAATGTCTTACAGTGTTATCTGCTTTGGGAAAACGATCGTAACAAACTGGCTGAAGCAATCTATCGCACAATATGTTCAGTCGACCAATTCATTAATTACGCTCACTCTGATGGAGCTTGCGAAGAGGGTCCCGGGTATTGGGGACATGCAGCCGGAAAGCTCTACGACTATCTCGAATTGCTCTCTATAGGAACAAGTAAAAAAGTAGATATCTTTCACCATCCGATTATTCGTAACATGGGTGAATACATCGTACGTTCCTATGCCGGCAAAGGATGGGTCGTGAACTTCGCAGATGCCTCAGCCCGTGGAGAAGCGAAACCTTCGCTTCTCTATGCTTATGGCAAAGGCGTAGACAGCAAGCTTATGAAGGAGTTTTCTTCCTACCTTCTTCTTCAAATGAAAGAAGAACAAAGACGGATTGCGCTCACCCAAATCGGCACGGATATTTATCGAGGATTACGGGCATTTTCTTGCCTGCCTGAAATATTAAAGATATCCCCCAAGTTCGAAATCCCTTCCTACTCTTTTTATCCAGAAACACAGTTCTGCTACATGTATCATAAGAACAGTTTCTTCGTTGCATGCAAGGGAGGATATAACAATGAAAGCCATAACCACAATGATGTAGGCAGTTTCATTCTCTATTCTGATTCGATACCAGTCTTTATCGATGTAGGGGTTGGCACCTATACCCGGCAAACCTTTAGCAAGGAACGTTATAAAATCTGGACCATGCAAAGCGATTATCATAATTTACCCCAGATAAACGGTTTTTCTCAGCAGTATGGCAACACCTACAAAGCAGATAACTTTGAATTCGATATCAGACGAATGTCGCTTTCTATGAACATCGCTCCGGCCTATTCTCGTGAGGCGCAGATCCAGAAATGGATCCGTACCTACCAGTTAAAAAAGAGCGAACTTATTATCAAAGAAAAATTTCAGTTGAATGCGGCCCATTTGCCCAACCGAATTCATTTCCTCACCTGGAACGACGTAGACGATTCAACGCCAGGAAAGCTCACCGTCCAAGTGAAACAAAATGAAAAAGTATGCCTTTCCTACAACCCCCGGCTATTTTGTTGTGAAGTAGAAAAGATTACACTTCAAGATCCGCGTTTGTCGAATATATGGGGCGAGCGTCTGTACCGTATTTCATTAAAAGCCATAAATAAAGAATTGAATGGACATTACGTATATAAAATTTTTAAAATAAAATAA
- a CDS encoding heparinase II/III domain-containing protein produces MTTRFLLILSFFLFPLFSSCGKSDSPVGNEKEDIDDKDPFLAEHPRLLFSAAEEERVRELMVTDPLMKELSVYLREEAQKLIGADQYPYKTGTSALLTAARDYVYRLITLSLAYRMFEEQSFLKESETILEWICKYPDWNKVHFLDTAEMTIAVSIAYDWLYHDLSPEIRQKAKNCILQHALLIALKEYKNGDEGSWAKRETNWNVVCNTGMSFGALAISEDYPDLAKEIIDNAVKYIPNCLKHFQPDGVCYEGPSYWEYTTMHLAMFLKLLNDNFKTDYGLGELPGISKTARYYVNTVSPSDQVFNFADSPEDYPVYKSPVFFFYSKYYNQPEVASWYRALIQKHVINKKENPKWHFFLCIPWYDNAPSTVVTPNKLQVFYGVNDIFVFNGDTAAGSLFLVGKGADPDMAHQHLDGGSFMIESEGVRWTDETGAEKYNLPGFWDYSASGLRWSYFRNTNQAHNTVTINDEIQYPLGRAFIKEADIQSEEPQVVLEMTTLYPNTNKFTRTFKQQDANTIVLTDDITLLSTSDIIRWSIVTKKTVKTDENRAILTSGDKKLYLTILEPQGAKFFTKEAETNSANEKPIHGFTLLQFEHSGERINTLKVKMSSIND; encoded by the coding sequence ATGACAACAAGATTTTTACTGATTTTATCCTTCTTTCTTTTTCCGCTATTCTCATCGTGTGGAAAATCTGACTCTCCAGTAGGAAACGAAAAAGAAGATATAGATGACAAAGATCCTTTCTTAGCAGAACACCCCCGACTGCTATTTTCTGCTGCAGAGGAAGAAAGGGTACGTGAATTGATGGTTACAGATCCATTAATGAAAGAACTGTCCGTCTATCTACGTGAGGAAGCTCAAAAACTGATTGGAGCCGACCAATATCCTTATAAGACAGGGACTAGTGCCTTGCTTACTGCCGCACGTGATTATGTCTATCGCCTAATTACACTTTCATTGGCCTATAGAATGTTTGAAGAACAATCTTTTCTCAAAGAATCAGAAACCATCCTAGAATGGATCTGTAAATATCCCGATTGGAATAAAGTTCATTTTCTCGATACGGCAGAAATGACAATTGCAGTATCAATTGCTTATGATTGGCTGTACCATGACCTTTCACCGGAGATTCGGCAAAAAGCAAAAAACTGTATTCTTCAACATGCTCTTCTAATAGCCTTAAAAGAGTATAAAAACGGGGACGAAGGAAGCTGGGCTAAACGCGAAACAAATTGGAATGTAGTATGTAACACAGGTATGTCCTTTGGCGCTTTGGCCATCAGTGAAGATTACCCTGATTTAGCCAAAGAAATCATAGACAATGCCGTGAAATATATACCCAATTGCCTAAAACATTTCCAACCTGATGGAGTTTGCTATGAAGGACCTAGTTATTGGGAATATACCACAATGCATCTTGCCATGTTCTTAAAATTACTTAATGATAATTTCAAAACCGACTACGGATTGGGAGAACTCCCCGGTATAAGTAAAACTGCACGCTATTATGTTAATACTGTCAGTCCGTCCGACCAAGTTTTCAATTTTGCCGATTCGCCTGAAGACTACCCAGTCTACAAATCACCTGTTTTTTTCTTTTATAGTAAATATTACAACCAACCAGAAGTAGCATCATGGTATAGAGCCCTCATTCAGAAGCATGTAATAAATAAGAAGGAAAATCCTAAATGGCATTTCTTCCTTTGCATTCCTTGGTACGACAATGCTCCTTCAACCGTTGTTACTCCCAACAAGTTACAAGTTTTCTATGGAGTAAATGATATTTTTGTGTTTAACGGCGATACAGCAGCTGGTTCCCTCTTTCTTGTTGGTAAAGGTGCCGATCCCGACATGGCTCATCAACACTTGGACGGAGGCTCGTTTATGATCGAATCGGAGGGCGTGCGCTGGACTGATGAAACAGGAGCAGAGAAGTATAATCTTCCCGGTTTTTGGGATTATTCTGCAAGCGGATTACGGTGGTCTTATTTTCGAAACACCAATCAGGCACATAACACAGTAACTATCAATGATGAGATCCAATATCCGCTAGGACGTGCTTTTATAAAAGAAGCGGATATCCAATCTGAAGAGCCCCAAGTTGTTCTCGAAATGACTACACTCTATCCAAATACAAACAAATTCACCCGCACATTTAAGCAACAAGATGCCAATACCATCGTGTTAACCGATGACATTACCCTACTCTCTACCTCCGATATTATCAGATGGTCGATTGTGACAAAAAAAACGGTTAAAACAGATGAGAACAGGGCTATACTGACATCGGGTGATAAGAAGCTTTATCTTACTATACTTGAACCGCAAGGAGCCAAGTTTTTTACAAAAGAAGCTGAAACAAACTCAGCAAATGAGAAACCTATCCATGGATTCACCTTATTACAATTTGAACATAGCGGTGAACGCATAAATACCCTAAAGGTAAAAATGAGTTCCATAAATGATTAA